A genomic segment from Halorubrum depositum encodes:
- a CDS encoding biotin transporter BioY: protein MATNTESVDLVGDETATNLARAALFAALVGAFAYVSFPFPVSPAPVTLQVLGVFLAGIFLGPVWGGATLVLYLAAGALGAPVFAGGSAGFGELVGGTAGYLWSYPIAAALVGAIVHRGGDLRELDAVPVPVLVAAMAAGTTVVYAMGVVGLYLVLELTLAEAFVQGAAVFLPAEAAKIAAAVGIVRSDAIAAA from the coding sequence ATGGCAACCAACACGGAGTCGGTGGATCTCGTCGGCGACGAGACCGCGACGAACCTCGCCCGCGCGGCGCTGTTCGCGGCGCTCGTCGGCGCCTTCGCGTACGTCTCCTTCCCGTTCCCGGTGTCGCCCGCGCCGGTCACGCTGCAGGTCCTCGGCGTCTTCCTCGCCGGGATCTTCCTCGGCCCGGTCTGGGGGGGCGCGACGCTCGTCCTCTACCTCGCCGCGGGCGCGCTCGGCGCGCCGGTGTTCGCGGGCGGCTCCGCGGGCTTCGGAGAGCTCGTGGGGGGGACCGCCGGCTACCTCTGGTCGTACCCGATCGCGGCCGCGCTCGTCGGCGCGATCGTCCACCGCGGCGGCGACCTCCGCGAGCTCGACGCCGTCCCCGTTCCCGTCCTCGTGGCCGCGATGGCCGCCGGGACGACGGTCGTCTACGCGATGGGCGTCGTCGGCCTCTACCTGGTCTTAGAGCTCACCCTCGCCGAGGCGTTCGTCCAGGGCGCCGCCGTGTTCCTCCCCGCGGAGGCCGCGAAGATCGCCGCCGCGGTCGGGATCGTGCGCTCGGACGCGATCGCGGCCGCGTGA
- a CDS encoding energy-coupling factor ABC transporter ATP-binding protein — MIDVDGVTRRYGGTRSGESGGDGDGRVVAVDDVSLSVPDGEFLIVAGANGSGKTTLVRTFNGLVTPDSGTVSVNGNPVADDLVAARTAVGMVFQDPRDQLVAATVGSDVAFGPENLGLSHAEIDRRVATALDAVNMTGREEDRIASLSGGERERVAIAGALAMEPDHLVLDEPFTGLDEPARRSVVDRLRDLHREGTSVIVVTHDLRDVLGLADRVIGLADGRVAVDADPEAAVGDLPGLDVRVPENGLAERAADP, encoded by the coding sequence GTGATCGACGTCGACGGCGTCACCCGTCGGTACGGCGGGACGCGGTCCGGCGAGAGCGGCGGCGACGGCGACGGGAGAGTGGTCGCCGTCGACGACGTCTCCCTCTCGGTCCCCGACGGCGAGTTCCTGATCGTCGCGGGCGCGAACGGCTCCGGGAAGACGACGCTGGTCCGGACGTTCAACGGGCTGGTGACGCCGGACTCCGGGACCGTGTCGGTCAACGGAAACCCGGTCGCAGACGACCTCGTCGCCGCCCGGACCGCGGTCGGCATGGTGTTCCAGGACCCGCGCGACCAGCTGGTCGCGGCGACCGTCGGCAGTGACGTCGCCTTCGGCCCGGAGAACCTCGGCCTGTCGCACGCCGAGATCGACCGCCGGGTCGCGACCGCGCTCGACGCCGTCAACATGACCGGGCGCGAGGAGGACCGGATCGCGTCGCTGTCGGGCGGCGAGCGCGAGCGCGTCGCGATCGCCGGCGCGCTGGCGATGGAGCCGGACCACCTCGTCTTAGACGAGCCGTTCACCGGGCTCGACGAGCCGGCGCGGCGCTCGGTCGTCGACCGCCTCCGGGACCTCCACCGCGAGGGGACGAGCGTGATCGTCGTCACCCACGACCTGCGGGACGTGCTCGGGCTCGCCGACCGCGTGATCGGGCTGGCGGACGGCCGGGTCGCGGTCGACGCTGACCCGGAGGCGGCCGTCGGGGATCTCCCCGGGCTCGACGTTCGAGTTCCCGAGAACGGCCTCGCGGAACGGGCAGCCGATCCGTGA
- a CDS encoding energy-coupling factor transporter transmembrane component T family protein → MTLSYVPGDSLAHRLDPRSKLLVQVGFASAAFAHTTPRGLTALTVVAVGCLRLAGGGPRDLWAYRVALPFLLVAPFVAGATLGDPWFRVDRAADTALASYRVLLVLVVAAAYVRSTPVRDSRAAIQHTVPGRPGQLLGAGVALVFRFLPLLKRDLLTARDAMRVRLGDELPVRDRMRIVAVAGIDRALGRADRLGTALAARCFAWNPTLPRLAFGRADAVALAVGCGLLAAALAGAV, encoded by the coding sequence GTGACGCTCTCGTACGTCCCCGGGGACTCGCTCGCTCACCGCCTCGACCCGCGGTCGAAGCTCCTCGTGCAGGTCGGGTTCGCGTCCGCCGCCTTCGCGCACACGACGCCGCGCGGGCTCACAGCGCTGACGGTCGTCGCCGTCGGCTGCCTGCGGCTGGCCGGCGGGGGCCCGCGCGACCTGTGGGCGTACCGGGTCGCGCTCCCGTTCCTCCTCGTCGCCCCGTTCGTGGCGGGCGCGACCCTCGGCGATCCCTGGTTCCGGGTCGACCGCGCGGCCGACACGGCGCTGGCGAGCTACCGGGTCCTCCTGGTGCTCGTCGTCGCCGCCGCCTACGTGCGGTCGACGCCCGTCCGCGACTCCCGGGCGGCGATCCAGCACACCGTCCCCGGCAGGCCCGGCCAGCTCCTCGGGGCCGGCGTCGCGCTCGTGTTCCGGTTCCTCCCCCTGTTGAAACGCGATCTGCTGACCGCGCGCGACGCGATGCGGGTGCGCTTGGGCGACGAGCTACCGGTGCGCGACCGGATGCGAATCGTCGCCGTCGCGGGGATCGACCGCGCCCTCGGCCGCGCGGACCGGCTGGGGACCGCCCTCGCGGCCCGGTGTTTCGCGTGGAATCCGACGCTCCCGCGGCTCGCGTTCGGACGCGCGGACGCGGTCGCGTTGGCGGTCGGCTGCGGCCTGCTCGCGGCCGCGCTGGCCGGAGCGGTCTGA